The genomic stretch CCACAGCTGAGTTGAAGCGTCTATACAAAGAGCTGCAGGTCAGAATTCCAACATGGTAACTGTACTGTAGAAACCCTGCTAACAGCTACGCTAACAAGCGTCATCTCTGTCCCTCCAGCTGAAAACCAAAGGGAACCAGGATCACAGCaaccatctgcagcagcagagaaacagcctgaacAAGAGGAACCTGGAAGTGGCAGCGATGGACCAGCGGGTAGCTGAGCTCCGACAGCGACTCTGGAAGAAGAAAGCTGCTCTGCAACAGAAGGAAAACCAGCTTGTGAGTGATGGTGGCTTCATTAAACGTTCGTCATTCTTCATTCATCAAATATGAACATGTTCCCCCAGGTGGGCTCAGTGGAAGGGGCTCCTCAGCACAGCGCCCTCTCCAGGGTGGCAGCAGTGGGACCGTACATTCAGTCCATTCCCACGTCCTGTGCTCAGGGACCTCCCGTACTGGACCATATGGAGTGCCCAGACAGCAGCAGTCCCACTTCAGCCATGCAGGACTCTTCTTTGAAGCCACCTCCCAGACCAGTGAAACCGGCCTCAAGTGAACACCGTAATGTCTTTGTGTCTTTCTGTGctgaacaggaaacacacagagaaGCTCCATCCTCCATATTTGATTCATTTGCTCTTCACAGGGTTCATTACATCCAAAATAGGCATACAGTTGGAGTGGGGGGGCTTGTGTGTGGAGTCTGGTAAAGGTTCTGCCCAAGCCTCCACCCTGCCACGCATGTCAGGCCTCAGCCGCCAATGCTCCGGTCTGTTGGACTTTTCTGTCTCTGATGAACTTTTAGATTTTTCAGTACAGGTTTTAAATGTGGATTAACATCTTGCAGGTGGTAATTTCTTTGCCATCCTCACTGGAGCAGGCTCACCTCCAACTGTCCCGACACAGACCAAGAACCTGACAGAGAACCTGCTCATGGACCACCAGGTATGCAGATGTTGAGATGATACCTGCTGGATCAGCTGTGTGACTCAAACCCTTCTCTGTCAGGCCTCCACAAAGAGGGCTGTCCCTGCAGGGAAACCCAAACCACTCTCCTTGTTTAGGACAACGGCTTTTTTCATGCCCACTTACAGCACTGGAACGTTCCCTGGGAAGGTTCTTCCAGCCGGGGCTCAGCGCCGGCCTCCGGGACTGTCTTGCAACAGCTACACTCTGCCTCTGCCTGCCAAACAGGAAAACCCACCAGCCACTGCCGTGCAGCCCTAcacctctgacctgtctgaccctCCCCCGACCACACTTCAGAAGCCTCAGACTGTGGCAACTTCATCAATATACTCCATGTAcacccagcaggtggcgccgGAGAAAGTCTTCCAGCTCAGCGGCCATGGCACGCTGCCCTGCAGCTGGCCGAGAGGTGCTTCTTCTGTAACTGGTTCTAAACCAGTTAGAACTGGAGTCTTTGATAAACCAGTGAGCTAAAATATTTTTTAGTTAtaatttttgttgtttgtgccCTAACAGTGTATGGTAAACCAGTCTTCCCAGTCAGCGGGGGGCAGCAGCCTGTAGACAGCTCAAATGTGAATTCTTCCTCATGTGTACatgatgggatggagctggacagCAGTTGTTTGGGTGCTCCAGAAACTGGTGGAGGAACGGGCGAATGCTCCACCCCTCGCCCTCTCAGCCCTACCAAGCTCCTCCCCTTCCTTTCTAACCCTCATAGAATCCCCAGTGATGTGGACCTTGAGGCCCTGCGCCGCCGCCTACATCACGCTCCCCGGCCTTTAAAGAAACGCAGCTCCATCACAGAACCCGAGGGCCCGGCTGGACCCAATATTCAGAAGCTGCTCTATCAGAAAACCACCCTGGCTGCAATGGAAACTGTTCCTGTGCAGACCTGGGGCAATCCTCAGCTTGTGGAGGATGAGAAATTTAGTGATGGTCAGCCATTAGATGAAAATCAAGATGACAATGTGACCCTGCCTCCTCTGCCCTCACGCTGTCCTGTCACTGAACCTGCCACCTGTCGCgctctgctgcccctgctggaggataaagaggaagaagcaggtCCGCCTTCTCCTGCCCACCAGGAACACCTGACAGAGGAGTTCCACCCCTATCCACCCACAACATACCCCTGCTGTGCTCAGAGCGAGCAAGGAGCTGATGACATCCACCTACCCCCACCAGAGGTCACAGGGCAGGTGCAGGTGCCCCTGGTGAGTCCTTTGGTTAAAGATTGATTGGTTTTTTTATGCAACTGTGAGGCATCCTCTCAGACGATGATGGTGTTCTGGGTTCTGTCTCAGGGGAAGAAGTCCATCCTCTGGCAAAGCAGCTCGGATCCACAGGACCGCAGCATGCGGGTCAAGTTCAACCCTCTGGTCTTGCTGCTGGATGCATCTCTGGAGGGCGAGTACGAACTCGTCCAGAGAGTGATCTATGATGTGAGTCAGTCTCTGTGTGGGCGGAGTCTAGTTCACACTTGAAAAAAGTGTTCAATAATGATGGTCAGTTGATCCTGGGGGATTTGTTGTGGGTGGGGTCGGAGAGGGTCCAGTTCTGGTCCCAGTCAAACAAGCTGGTCCAAACCAGAACTCCCCACATGGACCATCATTCCAGGGTGGCAGTGCTGAGATTCTGCAGACAGTTATAAAtacttaattaattaattgtCTCAATTGCATCTGATCCAGCCATGAAAATGGTTGGATCTTCATTAACGGAGGTCTTTGGTGCAGGTGGAAGATCCTAGCACGGCGAATGACGAGGGCATCACCGCGCTGCATAACGCCGTCTGTGCCGGACACACCGAGATTGTCAAGTTCCTGGTCCAGTTTGGAGTTAATGCCAACGCTGCTGACAGTGATGGCTGGTAAATGTAGTGCAGCTGTTAGCATTCATGCTAGCACTTTGTGTTCCAGACCAATCTAACACTTCTCTGGTGCCCATTGTAGGACCCCCCTGCACTGTGCTGCCTCCTGCAACAATGTCCAGTTGTGTAAGTTCCTGGTAGAGTCAGGGACGGCAGTGTTCGCCACCACTTACAGCGACATGCAGACAGCTGCGGACAAATGTGAAGAGATGGAGGACGGCTACGCCCAGTGTTCCCAGTTCCTCTCCGGTAAGAAAAACAGACCCCGACAGAAGGGTGAGTTCTGGAGTAGTGCTATGAGTTTCTACTGTTGTCAGGAACATGAGCACATTCCAGACCAGAACACAGTAGAAGgtacaggagggagggagctggGTACTCCAGAATGGTCTTTGTGGAGGTTTGAAGTTTGCTGACATCAGTGATTTTACCACCTATTGTGTTTTAGGGTTGCGAAGACATTTCAAACTGTTCGATTTTTCAAGACGATTGAGTTTCTTTGTGAGCTGTTCCTTTGTGTCTTTGGCAGGTGTTCAGGAGAAGATGGGTGTGGTGAACCACGGCGTGGTGTACGCCTTGTGGGACTATGAGCCCCAGAATGATGACGAGCTCAGCTTCAGTGAGGGAGACTGCCTGACGGTGCTGAGTCGAGAGGATGAAGTGGAGAAGGAGTGGTGGTGGGCACGGTGCGGAGACAACGAAGGTTACATTCCCCGTAACCTGCTGGGGGTGAGCTGTCAGTCCACCCCGACATATTCCTGGCCCAACACAGGGTGCATTAGCATGTTGTTAGCGAGTCTAGTATTTTATCTTGGTGTCACCATGATGGGACATTGTTCCTGCTGCAACCTGATGATGTTCTAAACTATGGTCTTTCAGCTGTACCTACGGATCAAACCACGTCAGCGAAGCCTGGCATGACGGACAGCTAAAGAGCCCAGGAGGGCAAATCACTCCTTTAGAAGGAGGAAAACATTTTCTGTCAGGATTCTGGTCCTGTCAATGGTCACAAAGGACAACGTTGGTGTCAGTCAAACACATTTTGTTGATTTTGTTTCTGGATGTTATGTTATTTATTTCAGTGACACTTTTGATTTGAATACTtttgaaataacaaaaacatttttcttccatGATCTTATTTAATTTCATGTAAATCTGCTGaagtttccttttattttttcttccttaTAAAAGTTGGTTATTTAACCACTTTTTCACAGCTATTTCTTTGATAAATCTGTTTTTCTGAATTTTTGGTCTTTTCTGTTAATGAAGATGATGAGTAAACccccaacagacacacacacaatttaatgGCTGCATATCAGCTGATTCTTGATTATTATGGGCTATGCTAGCTGGTGTTGATGGGCTTTCCGACCTTCTCCTCTTTAAACTTCCACCAACATCTGAACACAGCTGGTTTGAAGGCAGGCAGGTAATTCTCACACCTGCAGGTTAGAACACTTGAGCCACCAGTAGAGGAACCCAGCAGGAACAGGCTCTGACCCCACTGCTCTCATGCATGGATGGTTCAGTTGATTCCAGAAGGCCGAGAACCTTCTCAACATGAGCTAAGGTCACTAAAATGAACTGAACAGCTTCCGTTTCTTTATTTAGAGACAAAAACATCAAGCTGGTAAATGTACTGAAAAATGTTGAGTTTTCTCTGATTCTGTAGATTCAGCAACAGAAGGAAAACCAGATCCACAGAACAGAAGGTGCAAAGTCAGCAGTAGGTGAATTGAAATGTTCAACAGGACCCACAGAAGTTACCTTCTGGCTTCTGAAAGCAGCTAAAGATCACAGAGAAGGTTCTCAGTTCTGTCACAGACATGCAGGTTCTGCCTGATTCCTCAGAGTGTACATCTGGAGCAACtgttcaggtcatgtgacctggtcCATAGAGCTGACATGGTCAGTTCACAGCAACCAGTTTAAACAGGTGTTCAAATGGGAAACCTCTCAACTATCAATCAGTTCTGTACATGCACCTTCTGCAGCATGTTTCTGAAGAACCAAAAGCTTGAGGAACCACCTTCAAATCCAGGCACAGAGATAATCCTGTTGCTGTGAGGACCACAACCAGTTCAAATAGAAGATTGAAGTGGACACACCAGTTtgtgctgggaggaggaggatgatgatgaataaGATGCATTACAGAGGTGGGAGAGCAACATCCAGAGTCAAAGAGTTCTCTAatgctcctgcaggttctggtcttggttctggttctgagggagggggggcagcagacGAGTGATGTGGCCAATGCCTTTGGTTACGCCCTCCCTGAACAGCAGCTTGGCACCAAGTCGCAGGTACTCGGGGTGCTTTATGAAACGGAAACGGACCACGGCATGCTCGCCGgtgcgcagctcctcctgtAGCAGACAGAGGGGGCCTGGTTAGCATAATAAGGGAAGTGGCTAGTCACAACAGATGACCCACAAGGGGCGTGGGTGAACTGACCTTCCCCTGCAGACACTCCACTGTGGCCGTTTGTCGGACATTGTCCACATGCACTGTGACCTGGGAGCCCCGGCGGAAGGTTTTGGCATGAAATAGCAGGATGATGGCAGCTTCAAACTGGCAGCAGATAGTGGGGTTCATCTTCGGGCTAACCAACACCATCCCCTGGAACAGCCAATATACAGATTTCATTTAATTCTGGTGCAGAGTTAACTCCGCCCACCAGCTACAGGTCAGCTGAAGATGCTCTGTGAAcccatgtgacctctgacctttctaAGCAGCGAGCGGTCAAAGTTTCCCAACGCCAGCGTGGCGGCCTGCCCGGCCCTCAGCACCCTGCAGGCTGAGCGGTTCCTCTGGATGCTGCCCACCTTCAGACGCAGGAACCGTCCCTGGTCGGTGGGCCCAACCACCAGCCGATCGCCCTCCCTGCAGGTGCCActgatacagacacacacatcacgGACCAATCACACACCAGCATCTGACAACACACCAACcaaacaactgtgtgtgtgtgtggggggggggggctcagatgCCAGAACCTGGAACATGTTGGTGGACCCAGTTCTGTTTACCTCTTCCCATTGGGTTTGTGTGGGGtttcctttcttctgctctCCCTGTCGGGGCCTgtgagcgccccctgcaggctgaGCAGTAACACTCAGCTGTACACTCAGAAGTTCACCTGTGTTCTCACCTGTACAGAGTTCCTCCCACCACAGTGCCAACATCAGGAACAGAGAAGATCTCAtccacctggacacacacacacacataagaacattggtgtgtgtctgttagagagtgtgtgtgtgtacctggaactcagtgagctgctgcatcagctcctcctgctctttgctGTTGCTCAGTGGAGGAAGGATGTTCAAGAACACTTTGAGGAGATCCAGATTTTCTCCAGAAACACTGGACAGTGTGAAGATGGGAGTgacgctgcacacacacatagacacacacacacatagacacacacagtaTTGTTTTCAGTCTTTGTCCAGAAGTTGTTGACAATGTTTAAATAGAATAATAATACAACATTTGTAACAAAATCAACAAGAACCAGCACTGGTAGAGTACTTGAACGCACCATGTTGACTGTGTGAATTGCTGCGCAGCTGTGACGGCATCATCGGGGTTGGACACCACCATGGGAACCTTGTTGCAGCCCGGTTGCTTCAAGACCCGCTCCAGTTGGCGGACAGTCCGCTCCACGGTGCTGCCGGAGCACAGGTCCACTTTACTGACCACAATAAAGATAGGAACTTTGAGCGCCATGGCCAGGCCCAGGTGTTCACGGGTCGTACCAGCTGTTTGAGGATAAAATGGATGATACCAGAATTTGGAACAAACTATGTAGTTTTTCTACAGAAATCATCTGAGCTGTGAAgctaaaacagcatttaaattaacattttagaCATTAAATATAGTAAACGCAAAGGCAATAAAGCTTATGTTCTGGGGCTGAGCTCATGTGTTCCCAGCAAGGGGCGCTGTGGAGTATCACATGGAATTGGAAACAATATTTGATCTGTCACCTGCTGGTGACGGTTTTGCTCACCAATGCCGGTGTTGGCGCTCACCATCAGCATGGCGAAGTTGGGGCAGTAGCTGGTGAGGCCGAAAACGGTCGTTTTCAAGTACTTGTGGTGTCCGGCCAGATCAATAAAAGTGATCATCTTGGAGGAGCTCTCGCAGATCTCCTCGGCTGTCCGGGAGTCGCTGTAGTTGACTACCTGAAGCACCACCAACGAAGGAGGACACATGATCAGTTGGGCCTGCAGGTGTTAGCGCAGCAGGTTAACGCAGCAGGTCCTCAGCAAATATAATTTGTTTACATGTTCCTGGTAATGAGGATGAGGGGTGCGTCAGGTTTTTAATgtagcctggtcctgctcaaggtttcttcctgttaaggggagtttttccttgccactgttgcttgtctggggtcaggccctgggattctggaaagcgccttgaaacaattttgattgtataagacgctatatgaataaagattgatttgatttgacttaaGATTAGCTGTTAGCTTGGAGAAACAGATGCTAATGGCCTGGGAGCAAGGAGTAATCGGTTTGATCGAGTTGTCCCTGGCTGGCTAATCTGCAGTGAACCGGTCAGGCATCAGCAACAGTCCCTCCTTGGCCCAACGCGTCGCCAGCAGTGCCAGTTCACGGGTGAGCATGCTGTTCTTCCCTCGGCCAGCATACTTGCTGCTGAGCTCCATGGAACTGAGACCAGAACCAGCTATGGAAGTGTACGATGCCCTCATTGTGTGATGTGTTGAAAATCACGCAAGAGTAGCTAACTTTTGCAGTGTTAATAGTACGGTTTGATTTTTGAAATACCAAAAATGTGCAAGTGCATGAGCGTGTGCATAGGTGTGTGacagcaatgtgtgtgtgtcagctcacCTCTCCTTTACTGTTGAAGCCCAGGATCTCAAAGCTGATGCTGGAGGTTCTACCCGTCTGGATTTCATGCAGATGTCTGAACAGGTTGAGTCGTGCGCGCCCACGTCCGTTGTCTAACTCACCCTGTGTCAGGACACCCAGGAGGGTCGACTTCCCCGAGTCTACATTCCCTAGAACAGCCACCCGTAGATCCAGGAACTGTGTGGAAACAGCCGAAGGTCAGAGGTGATGAGGAATCAGGCTCAAtccaggtcagaggtgaggGGGAACCAGGTGCAGTCCAGGTCAGATGTGATGGAGTCCGGTCCAGTCCAGGGCAGAGGTGATGAGGAACCAGGTTCAGTCAGggttaaaaatgaataaacatgtGTGTTGTTGATTTTGTCAGGACACAGGTTCTCCAGAGGAACCTAACTGAAGGAAAAACCTCACCTGCTGGTCATCAGGAACTTTTCGGACCAGAACTTCTGCGATTTTGCGGGTGCTTCTGTCCGAGTCATAGTCGAGCTCCCGCTCTCTGAGGAGGGTGATATCAGCACCGACTCTGATGACAGAGAACCAGAGCTGGACTTTCAGGTTTGATTTTGTAAACCGACACCATTAAAACTCCATAAGGAGAAGTTGCCTGAGGTTAGCTAACAAACCCACGTGGCTGAGTTTAGCTTATGCACGTAATGAGCTAGCAATGGCTAACAGGAAATACTCTGCTGGGTTTAGCTCCATGTTACATTGTTATAAACGTGGACCAACTTCTCTGCCATCCTCTTCAAGGTTCTGAGCGATGCCCTCATGTCGGCCTCCGTTAGGCCCACCAA from Takifugu flavidus isolate HTHZ2018 chromosome 6, ASM371156v2, whole genome shotgun sequence encodes the following:
- the LOC130527397 gene encoding apoptosis-stimulating of p53 protein 2-like isoform X4: MSLKLQEQQELSEQEHLRQLRENAHNQEAQLQWVRALRGEVEQKRLSNRKLVEEIEQLSELFQQKQRELLLAVSRVEELSDQLEALKSNRLEVLPPHYYHHSTSTAELKRLYKELQLKTKGNQDHSNHLQQQRNSLNKRNLEVAAMDQRVAELRQRLWKKKAALQQKENQLVGSVEGAPQHSALSRVAAVGPYIQSIPTSCAQGPPVLDHMECPDSSSPTSAMQDSSLKPPPRPVKPASSEHRFITSKIGIQLEWGGLCVESGKGSAQASTLPRMSGLSRQCSGGNFFAILTGAGSPPTVPTQTKNLTENLLMDHQASTKRAVPAGKPKPLSLFRTTAFFMPTYSTGTFPGKVLPAGAQRRPPGLSCNSYTLPLPAKQENPPATAVQPYTSDLSDPPPTTLQKPQTVATSSIYSMYTQQVAPEKVFQLSGHGTLPCSWPRVYGKPVFPVSGGQQPVDSSNVNSSSCVHDGMELDSSCLGAPETGGGTGECSTPRPLSPTKLLPFLSNPHRIPSDVDLEALRRRLHHAPRPLKKRSSITEPEGPAGPNIQKLLYQKTTLAAMETVPVQTWGNPQLVEDEKFSDGQPLDENQDDNVTLPPLPSRCPVTEPATCRALLPLLEDKEEEAGPPSPAHQEHLTEEFHPYPPTTYPCCAQSEQGADDIHLPPPEVTGQVQVPLGKKSILWQSSSDPQDRSMRVKFNPLVLLLDASLEGEYELVQRVIYDVEDPSTANDEGITALHNAVCAGHTEIVKFLVQFGVNANAADSDGWTPLHCAASCNNVQLCKFLVESGTAVFATTYSDMQTAADKCEEMEDGYAQCSQFLSGVQEKMGVVNHGVVYALWDYEPQNDDELSFSEGDCLTVLSREDEVEKEWWWARCGDNEGYIPRNLLGLYLRIKPRQRSLA
- the LOC130527397 gene encoding apoptosis-stimulating of p53 protein 2-like isoform X3; amino-acid sequence: MVGEREHMMEVLQQWGQHRGEVRYLLRHRTLPGPGRSRAADMIMKRNQMDSSEERSVENGASTTQINVTLSDLQDLATWQQQQINSQQHLLASKEQQLMSLKLQEQQELSEQEHLRQLRENAHNQEAQLQWVRALRGEVEQKRLSNRKLVEEIEQLSELFQQKQRELLLAVSRVEELSDQLEALKSNRLEVLPPHYYHHSTSTAELKRLYKELQLKTKGNQDHSNHLQQQRNSLNKRNLEVAAMDQRVAELRQRLWKKKAALQQKENQLVGSVEGAPQHSALSRVAAVGPYIQSIPTSCAQGPPVLDHMECPDSSSPTSAMQDSSLKPPPRPVKPASSEHRFITSKIGIQLEWGGLCVESGKGSAQASTLPRMSGLSRQCSGGNFFAILTGAGSPPTVPTQTKNLTENLLMDHQASTKRAVPAGKPKPLSLFRTTAFFMPTYSTGTFPGKVLPAGAQRRPPGLSCNSYTLPLPAKQENPPATAVQPYTSDLSDPPPTTLQKPQTVATSSIYSMYTQQVAPEKVFQLSGHGTLPCSWPRVYGKPVFPVSGGQQPVDSSNVNSSSCVHDGMELDSSCLGAPETGGGTGECSTPRPLSPTKLLPFLSNPHRIPSDVDLEALRRRLHHAPRPLKKRSSITEPEGPAGPNIQKLLYQKTTLAAMETVPVQTWGNPQLVEDEKFSDGQPLDENQDDNVTLPPLPSRCPVTEPATCRALLPLLEDKEEEAGPPSPAHQEHLTEEFHPYPPTTYPCCAQSEQGADDIHLPPPEVTGQVQVPLGKKSILWQSSSDPQDRSMRVKFNPLVLLLDASLEGEYELVQRVIYDVEDPSTANDEGITALHNAVCAGHTEIVKFLVQFGVNANAADSDGWTPLHCAASCNNVQLCKFLVESGTAVFATTYSDMQTAADKCEEMEDGYAQCSQFLSGVQEKMGVVNHGVVYALWDYEPQNDDELSFSEGDCLTVLSREDEVEKEWWWARCGDNEGYIPRNLLGLYLRIKPRQRSLA
- the LOC130527397 gene encoding apoptosis-stimulating of p53 protein 2-like isoform X1, producing MMPMFLTVYRSNNDQNISEVPIMPETLCRDVVEFCKEPGEGECYLAEMWQSSERMVGEREHMMEVLQQWGQHRGEVRYLLRHRTLPGPGRSRAADMIMKRNQMDSSEERSVENGASTTQINVTLSDLQDLATWQQQQINSQQHLLASKEQQLMSLKLQEQQELSEQEHLRQLRENAHNQEAQLQWVRALRGEVEQKRLSNRKLVEEIEQLSELFQQKQRELLLAVSRVEELSDQLEALKSNRLEVLPPHYYHHSTSTAELKRLYKELQLKTKGNQDHSNHLQQQRNSLNKRNLEVAAMDQRVAELRQRLWKKKAALQQKENQLVGSVEGAPQHSALSRVAAVGPYIQSIPTSCAQGPPVLDHMECPDSSSPTSAMQDSSLKPPPRPVKPASSEHRFITSKIGIQLEWGGLCVESGKGSAQASTLPRMSGLSRQCSGGNFFAILTGAGSPPTVPTQTKNLTENLLMDHQASTKRAVPAGKPKPLSLFRTTAFFMPTYSTGTFPGKVLPAGAQRRPPGLSCNSYTLPLPAKQENPPATAVQPYTSDLSDPPPTTLQKPQTVATSSIYSMYTQQVAPEKVFQLSGHGTLPCSWPRVYGKPVFPVSGGQQPVDSSNVNSSSCVHDGMELDSSCLGAPETGGGTGECSTPRPLSPTKLLPFLSNPHRIPSDVDLEALRRRLHHAPRPLKKRSSITEPEGPAGPNIQKLLYQKTTLAAMETVPVQTWGNPQLVEDEKFSDGQPLDENQDDNVTLPPLPSRCPVTEPATCRALLPLLEDKEEEAGPPSPAHQEHLTEEFHPYPPTTYPCCAQSEQGADDIHLPPPEVTGQVQVPLGKKSILWQSSSDPQDRSMRVKFNPLVLLLDASLEGEYELVQRVIYDVEDPSTANDEGITALHNAVCAGHTEIVKFLVQFGVNANAADSDGWTPLHCAASCNNVQLCKFLVESGTAVFATTYSDMQTAADKCEEMEDGYAQCSQFLSGVQEKMGVVNHGVVYALWDYEPQNDDELSFSEGDCLTVLSREDEVEKEWWWARCGDNEGYIPRNLLGLYLRIKPRQRSLA
- the gtpbp2b gene encoding GTP-binding protein 2b, with product MVDLSGSGAVGTELGQGSGSNNNAKKTKKSRTRRGKRGRRRRNKRNTRSNKTPPPYFPPEAEEGNIEYKLKLVNPTQYRFEHLATQLKWRLQEGRGEAVYQIGVEDNGLLVGLTEADMRASLRTLKRMAEKVGADITLLRERELDYDSDRSTRKIAEVLVRKVPDDQQFLDLRVAVLGNVDSGKSTLLGVLTQGELDNGRGRARLNLFRHLHEIQTGRTSSISFEILGFNSKGEVVNYSDSRTAEEICESSSKMITFIDLAGHHKYLKTTVFGLTSYCPNFAMLMVSANTGIAGTTREHLGLAMALKVPIFIVVSKVDLCSGSTVERTVRQLERVLKQPGCNKVPMVVSNPDDAVTAAQQFTQSTCVTPIFTLSSVSGENLDLLKVFLNILPPLSNSKEQEELMQQLTEFQVDEIFSVPDVGTVVGGTLYSGTCREGDRLVVGPTDQGRFLRLKVGSIQRNRSACRVLRAGQAATLALGNFDRSLLRKGMVLVSPKMNPTICCQFEAAIILLFHAKTFRRGSQVTVHVDNVRQTATVECLQGKEELRTGEHAVVRFRFIKHPEYLRLGAKLLFREGVTKGIGHITRLLPPLPQNQNQDQNLQEH
- the LOC130527397 gene encoding apoptosis-stimulating of p53 protein 2-like isoform X2; the protein is MMPMFLTVYRSNNDQNISEVPIMPETLCRDVVEFCKEPGEGECYLAEMWQSSERMVGEREHMMEVLQQWGQHRGEVRYLLRHRTLPGPGRSRAADMIMKRNQMDSSEERSVENGASTTQINVTLSDLQDLATWQQQQINSQQHLLASKEQQLMSLKLQEQQELSEQEHLRQLRENAHNQEAQLQWVRALRGEVEQKRLSNRKLVEEIEQLSELFQQKQRELLLAVSRVEELSDQLEALKSNRLEVLPPHYYHHSTSTAELKRLYKELQLKTKGNQDHSNHLQQQRNSLNKRNLEVAAMDQRVAELRQRLWKKKAALQQKENQLVGSVEGAPQHSALSRVAAVGPYIQSIPTSCAQGPPVLDHMECPDSSSPTSAMQDSSLKPPPRPVKPASRFITSKIGIQLEWGGLCVESGKGSAQASTLPRMSGLSRQCSGGNFFAILTGAGSPPTVPTQTKNLTENLLMDHQASTKRAVPAGKPKPLSLFRTTAFFMPTYSTGTFPGKVLPAGAQRRPPGLSCNSYTLPLPAKQENPPATAVQPYTSDLSDPPPTTLQKPQTVATSSIYSMYTQQVAPEKVFQLSGHGTLPCSWPRVYGKPVFPVSGGQQPVDSSNVNSSSCVHDGMELDSSCLGAPETGGGTGECSTPRPLSPTKLLPFLSNPHRIPSDVDLEALRRRLHHAPRPLKKRSSITEPEGPAGPNIQKLLYQKTTLAAMETVPVQTWGNPQLVEDEKFSDGQPLDENQDDNVTLPPLPSRCPVTEPATCRALLPLLEDKEEEAGPPSPAHQEHLTEEFHPYPPTTYPCCAQSEQGADDIHLPPPEVTGQVQVPLGKKSILWQSSSDPQDRSMRVKFNPLVLLLDASLEGEYELVQRVIYDVEDPSTANDEGITALHNAVCAGHTEIVKFLVQFGVNANAADSDGWTPLHCAASCNNVQLCKFLVESGTAVFATTYSDMQTAADKCEEMEDGYAQCSQFLSGVQEKMGVVNHGVVYALWDYEPQNDDELSFSEGDCLTVLSREDEVEKEWWWARCGDNEGYIPRNLLGLYLRIKPRQRSLA